One part of the Nocardioides zeae genome encodes these proteins:
- a CDS encoding [protein-PII] uridylyltransferase encodes MSGREQHVSATERSERTTAADAACTAAYDAGGGPDTGVALLAVGGYGRRELAPYSDLDVLLVHDRGVDVEELAGVLWYPLWDGGFKIDHAVRDVDETLTAAADDLKVALGLLDARHLAGDPNVTLRLRAQLFAAWRRDARNRLPGLRTMTRARHDLVGELAHVSVPDLKEAEGGLRDATVLKALVATWLVDIPHTDLDLSRRALLDVRDHLHAAAGRATDRVAPEMWDELAARLGLADAVAAQGHVRGLGRRIDHISRTTWRRVDAVLAQERVPTRPRRPQLERVAPGVALAAGEIVLEKGARPAADPLLVLRAAAEAAERDVLLAPATAARLGAESAPLPVPWPAEARQLFVRLLASGRGLLDVWSTLEETGVAERLLPEWSRVHGLPHASVIHRFTVDRHVIETCIEAAALIRTVARPDVLMVAALLHDIGKGGLVDHSVAGEPIAREVAARMGFAPDEVDLVGDLVRWHLLLSETATTRDPDDPATVELVARHVTTPEALSLLVALTEADSRAASAKAWSTWRAGLVRQLARRTLASLLARATGAAAPVAGEVELEVPAEVRRDPRAVAVTVQETVDGSRITTLATDRNGVLADVAAALAVQRVAVRAARAWSQGPYAVSVWESGERDVDAAVLRERVAAIVDGRLDPGDRIARMVRSTREPSVVVRPEASRRATVLEVRTDDRPGVVALVCRALAGLDISVRSAHISTLGPQAVDVFYVQEASAGALSEQRAAAAAHALRALLSATVDR; translated from the coding sequence GTGTCCGGGAGGGAGCAGCACGTGAGCGCGACGGAGCGGAGCGAGCGCACGACGGCGGCGGACGCGGCGTGCACGGCGGCGTACGACGCGGGAGGCGGCCCCGACACGGGGGTGGCGCTCCTCGCGGTCGGGGGCTACGGGCGGCGCGAGCTCGCGCCGTACTCGGACCTCGACGTCCTGCTCGTGCACGACCGCGGCGTCGACGTGGAGGAGCTGGCGGGGGTCCTCTGGTACCCGCTCTGGGACGGCGGCTTCAAGATCGACCACGCGGTGCGCGACGTCGACGAGACCCTCACGGCGGCGGCCGACGACCTCAAGGTCGCGCTCGGGCTGCTCGACGCCCGGCACCTCGCGGGCGACCCCAACGTGACCCTCCGCCTCCGCGCCCAGCTGTTCGCCGCGTGGCGTCGCGACGCCCGCAACCGGTTGCCGGGCCTGCGCACCATGACGCGGGCCCGCCACGACCTCGTGGGGGAGCTCGCGCACGTCTCGGTCCCCGACCTCAAGGAGGCGGAGGGCGGCCTGCGCGACGCCACCGTCCTCAAGGCGCTGGTGGCGACGTGGCTCGTCGACATCCCGCACACCGACCTCGACCTGAGCCGCCGGGCCCTGCTCGACGTGCGCGACCACCTGCACGCGGCGGCCGGGCGGGCCACGGACCGCGTGGCCCCGGAGATGTGGGACGAGCTGGCCGCGCGGCTCGGTCTTGCGGACGCCGTGGCCGCCCAGGGGCACGTGCGGGGCCTCGGGCGTCGGATCGACCACATCTCGCGCACCACGTGGCGCCGGGTCGACGCCGTGCTCGCCCAGGAGCGGGTGCCCACCCGTCCCCGGCGCCCCCAGCTGGAGCGCGTCGCCCCCGGCGTGGCACTGGCGGCGGGGGAGATCGTGCTGGAGAAGGGCGCGCGTCCGGCGGCGGACCCGTTGCTCGTGCTCCGGGCAGCCGCCGAGGCCGCGGAGCGCGACGTGCTCCTGGCGCCGGCGACGGCGGCCCGCCTGGGGGCCGAGTCGGCGCCCCTGCCCGTGCCGTGGCCGGCGGAGGCGCGCCAGCTCTTCGTCCGTCTCCTCGCCTCGGGCCGCGGGCTGCTCGACGTCTGGAGCACGCTGGAGGAGACGGGGGTCGCCGAGCGCCTGCTGCCGGAGTGGTCGCGGGTGCACGGCCTGCCGCACGCCTCCGTGATCCACCGCTTCACCGTGGACCGGCACGTCATCGAGACCTGCATCGAGGCGGCGGCGCTCATCCGCACGGTCGCCCGGCCCGACGTCCTCATGGTCGCGGCGCTGCTCCACGACATCGGCAAGGGCGGCCTCGTCGACCACAGCGTCGCCGGCGAGCCCATCGCCCGCGAGGTGGCGGCCCGCATGGGCTTCGCCCCCGACGAGGTGGACCTCGTCGGGGACCTCGTGCGCTGGCACCTGCTGCTGTCGGAGACGGCGACCACGCGCGACCCCGACGACCCGGCGACCGTCGAGCTCGTCGCGCGGCACGTCACCACGCCGGAGGCGCTGTCGCTGCTCGTGGCCCTGACCGAGGCGGACAGCCGCGCGGCCTCCGCCAAGGCGTGGTCCACCTGGCGTGCGGGGCTCGTGCGGCAGCTGGCGCGCCGTACCCTCGCCTCCCTGCTCGCCCGCGCCACCGGCGCGGCGGCCCCGGTCGCCGGGGAGGTGGAGCTGGAGGTGCCCGCGGAGGTACGCCGCGATCCCCGCGCCGTCGCGGTGACGGTGCAGGAGACGGTCGACGGCTCGCGGATCACGACGCTCGCCACGGACCGCAACGGCGTGCTCGCCGACGTGGCCGCGGCCCTCGCCGTGCAACGGGTCGCGGTGCGTGCGGCGCGGGCCTGGTCGCAGGGGCCCTACGCCGTGTCCGTGTGGGAGTCGGGGGAGCGCGACGTCGACGCCGCGGTGCTGCGCGAGCGGGTGGCGGCGATCGTCGACGGCCGTCTCGACCCCGGCGACCGGATCGCCCGGATGGTGCGCTCGACGCGGGAGCCGTCGGTGGTGGTGCGCCCGGAGGCGTCGCGACGCGCGACCGTGCTGGAGGTGCGGACGGACGATCGGCCGGGCGTCGTCGCCCTGGTCTGCCGGGCGCTCGCCGGGCTCGACATCTCGGTGCGCTCGGCGCACATCTCGACCCTCGGTCCGCAGGCCGTCGACGTGTTCTACGTGCAGGAGGCGTCGGCCGGTGCGCTGTCGGAGCAACGGGCGGCCGCGGCGGCCCACGCGCTCCGCGCCCTGCTCTCGGCCACCGTGGACCGGTGA